From Acidihalobacter aeolianus, a single genomic window includes:
- the ypfH gene encoding esterase, whose translation MTDHLVVAQPAGQAKQLMLLFHGMGATAEDMRPLGERLAAAYPQACVICVAAPHPGDYGLGRQWFSTRELTDERRVQRVADAMPAFLATIREWQAKTGTGAAETALIGFSQGAIMALECAFTQPGVTARVVSIGGRFARLPETADEGVTLYLMHGKEDPVVHYGYTVTAAEHLVALGADVVADVLPFAGHEINDDLIELLLDRLGSHVPRRIWREALAQDGPIVPGE comes from the coding sequence ATGACCGATCACCTCGTCGTCGCCCAACCCGCGGGGCAGGCGAAGCAGCTGATGCTGCTGTTTCACGGCATGGGCGCCACAGCGGAAGACATGCGCCCGCTCGGCGAGCGCCTGGCCGCCGCCTATCCGCAAGCCTGCGTGATCTGCGTGGCGGCACCGCACCCCGGAGACTATGGCCTCGGTCGGCAGTGGTTCTCCACCCGGGAGCTGACCGACGAGCGCCGCGTACAACGTGTCGCCGACGCCATGCCCGCCTTCCTGGCTACGATTCGCGAATGGCAGGCGAAGACCGGTACAGGCGCAGCGGAAACGGCGCTGATCGGTTTTTCGCAGGGCGCCATCATGGCACTGGAATGCGCGTTCACGCAGCCCGGGGTCACGGCACGGGTGGTGTCCATCGGCGGCCGTTTCGCGCGGCTGCCGGAAACCGCCGACGAAGGTGTCACGCTGTATCTGATGCACGGCAAGGAAGACCCGGTGGTGCATTACGGCTACACCGTCACGGCAGCCGAGCATCTGGTCGCATTGGGTGCGGACGTGGTCGCGGACGTTCTTCCGTTCGCCGGCCACGAGATCAATGACGACCTCATAGAGTTGCTACTCGACCGCCTGGGCTCGCACGTCCCCCGACGCATCTGGCGCGAGGCTCTCGCGCAAGACGGACCGATCGTGCCTGGGGAATAG
- a CDS encoding NCS1 family nucleobase:cation symporter-1 — MSASQPGEGAMPPEGLGYDPRLYNADLAPVPSSLRNWSWLNMSTVWMGMVHNVVAYEAAAGLISMGMSAMQAIAAVAVAYFMLFLAMWFNAKAGTRHGVPFCVLVRSPFGPFGANVPVVIRGVVAMFWYAVQVYAGSQAINAILSTLWTPWAHFNAGFLGMPANGWLSMGLFLMLHALVVSHGVHRIRNFELIAGPLVILVGVIATIWGLHEAHGLGPIFSQPSKLHGTDGALTFAIGVTGMIGIWSTFAVNIPDLSRFVRTQRDQVLGQLIGLPITAIVFTLMSVIVTSATIIAFGKPIWDPVKLLLAIDNPVVTVLGGLVIILATLSVNVAANIMPAAYDLVNLFPRRLNFNRAAMLVLFAGLLYVPWYWFQNATTIFHALEIIAGLLGPVTGIMLVDYFVLHGQQYDIDALYRYSETLHGRYGINPAGFYAMGIAGALAIVGFFVPELSAMADFSWFIGVLVGGGLYWVFGRAAATRAAGLSSGPAELASEPE, encoded by the coding sequence ATGTCTGCATCACAACCCGGGGAGGGCGCGATGCCTCCCGAAGGTCTCGGCTACGATCCGAGGCTCTATAACGCCGATCTCGCACCGGTTCCCAGTTCGCTGCGCAACTGGTCGTGGCTGAACATGTCCACGGTGTGGATGGGCATGGTTCACAATGTCGTTGCCTACGAGGCTGCAGCCGGACTCATCAGCATGGGCATGAGTGCGATGCAGGCCATCGCCGCCGTTGCCGTGGCCTATTTCATGCTGTTCCTGGCGATGTGGTTCAACGCCAAGGCGGGCACGCGACACGGCGTGCCGTTCTGCGTTCTGGTGCGTTCGCCGTTCGGCCCTTTCGGCGCCAACGTGCCGGTGGTGATCCGCGGCGTGGTGGCGATGTTCTGGTACGCAGTGCAGGTCTATGCGGGTAGCCAGGCGATCAACGCGATCCTGTCCACGCTGTGGACGCCGTGGGCGCACTTCAACGCCGGTTTTCTGGGCATGCCGGCGAACGGCTGGCTGTCGATGGGCCTGTTCCTCATGCTGCATGCCTTGGTGGTGAGTCATGGCGTGCACCGCATCCGCAACTTCGAACTGATCGCCGGGCCGCTGGTGATCCTGGTCGGGGTGATCGCCACGATCTGGGGATTGCACGAGGCACATGGTCTGGGGCCGATCTTCAGTCAGCCTTCGAAGCTGCACGGCACCGACGGCGCGCTCACCTTCGCCATCGGCGTAACCGGGATGATCGGCATCTGGTCCACCTTCGCCGTCAACATCCCGGACCTATCCCGCTTCGTGCGCACGCAGCGCGATCAGGTTCTGGGTCAGCTCATCGGCCTGCCGATCACCGCGATCGTGTTCACCCTGATGAGCGTGATTGTGACCTCGGCCACGATCATCGCCTTCGGCAAACCGATCTGGGACCCGGTTAAGTTGCTGCTCGCGATCGACAACCCGGTGGTCACCGTGCTGGGCGGGCTGGTCATCATCCTTGCCACGCTGTCGGTCAACGTCGCGGCTAACATCATGCCCGCGGCCTACGATCTGGTGAACCTGTTCCCGCGCCGCTTGAACTTCAACCGTGCCGCTATGCTGGTGCTGTTCGCCGGCCTGCTTTACGTGCCCTGGTACTGGTTCCAGAACGCAACCACCATTTTCCACGCGCTGGAGATTATCGCTGGTCTGCTCGGGCCGGTGACCGGCATCATGCTGGTCGATTACTTCGTGCTGCACGGGCAGCAGTACGACATCGACGCCCTCTATCGCTATTCCGAAACGCTGCACGGGCGATACGGGATCAACCCGGCCGGTTTCTACGCGATGGGGATTGCCGGCGCGCTCGCCATCGTGGGGTTCTTCGTGCCCGAACTGTCGGCCATGGCCGATTTCTCCTGGTTCATCGGCGTGCTGGTCGGCGGCGGTCTGTACTGGGTGTTCGGGAGAGCGGCGGCCACTCGCGCGGCCGGCCTGTCCTCAGGCCCGGCCGAGCTGGCTTCCGAGCCGGAGTGA
- the lgt gene encoding prolipoprotein diacylglyceryl transferase — MLGLPYDRLVYPNPLNIDPIAFSVGPLQVHWYAFAYLVAFALYLLLAMARAGKPGFALSRRQAVEALIHGELGAYLGGRIGYILFYNLPLYLAHPLQILAVWQGGMSFHGGLIGVILSLAWMARREKLSLVATTDFVAPLIPLGLAAGRIGNFINGNLFGRVCHGDFAWCAYFPNGGDVLRYPSQLFEGLGEGPLLFALLWWFSRRPRPTGAVSALFLIGYGIIRFALEFIRQPDPQLGFVAFGWVTMGQVLSLPMIIAGAFMLHAAYAHKSATKPATTAETTGEG; from the coding sequence ATGCTCGGGCTCCCCTACGACCGCCTCGTCTATCCCAACCCACTGAACATCGATCCCATCGCGTTCAGCGTCGGGCCCTTGCAGGTCCATTGGTATGCCTTCGCCTATCTCGTGGCCTTCGCGCTCTACCTGCTCCTGGCGATGGCACGTGCCGGCAAGCCGGGTTTCGCACTCAGTCGCAGGCAGGCCGTGGAAGCGCTCATTCACGGCGAGCTGGGCGCGTATCTGGGCGGACGAATCGGCTATATCCTGTTCTACAATCTGCCGCTGTACCTCGCCCACCCGCTGCAGATCCTGGCCGTATGGCAAGGCGGCATGAGCTTTCACGGCGGACTGATCGGCGTGATCCTGTCCCTCGCCTGGATGGCACGCCGCGAAAAGCTGTCGCTGGTCGCCACCACGGACTTCGTCGCACCGCTGATCCCTCTGGGCCTCGCCGCCGGACGCATCGGCAACTTCATCAACGGCAATCTGTTCGGCCGCGTCTGCCACGGCGATTTCGCCTGGTGCGCCTACTTCCCGAACGGCGGCGATGTCCTGCGCTATCCATCCCAGCTGTTCGAAGGACTGGGCGAGGGACCGTTGCTGTTCGCGCTGCTATGGTGGTTCTCGCGTCGCCCCCGCCCGACCGGTGCCGTTTCCGCGCTGTTCCTGATCGGCTACGGGATCATCCGCTTCGCCCTAGAATTCATCCGTCAACCCGACCCGCAGCTCGGCTTCGTGGCTTTCGGCTGGGTGACCATGGGGCAGGTTCTTTCCCTGCCGATGATCATCGCAGGCGCATTCATGCTGCATGCGGCCTACGCCCACAAATCCGCGACGAAGCCCGCGACGACTGCCGAAACGACCGGAGAGGGTTAG
- a CDS encoding amino acid ABC transporter permease produces MTTLIDGDPASAHPMQRSSVPRDQRRFAISAGVTAALMVAATWWVAGFVHAVLRKAELAGGLGDALLVVLALVPLGLFLPASRGLRHAFAAAAKLRSGDVVGARVAGSEARDWGWVTFGYAAALLMVLLLTLFILANDEAVGRTFFDISLMVSSFTLVLKAFWLNVVIFTAAEAIVLVWALLVAVARFAPGKAGRPIRLLAIAYIDGFRGLPAIITLYLVGFGLPLTGLAMLSNLPLVWLAIISLSLTYGAYNAEVYRAGIDSIHPSQISAARSLGLSYLKTLRFVVVPQAVRRMIPPLLNNFISLQKDTALVSVIGAIDAFNQSKIIASNDFNLSAVTTVAFLFVLITIPQARFVDRLIERDKQRRG; encoded by the coding sequence ATGACAACGCTTATCGACGGCGATCCAGCGTCCGCGCATCCGATGCAGCGCAGTTCGGTTCCCCGGGACCAGCGGCGTTTTGCGATCTCAGCCGGTGTAACGGCCGCGCTCATGGTCGCCGCCACATGGTGGGTGGCGGGTTTCGTTCACGCGGTTCTGCGCAAGGCTGAACTGGCAGGCGGGCTCGGCGATGCTTTGCTCGTCGTGCTCGCGCTCGTGCCGCTGGGACTGTTCCTGCCGGCCTCCCGCGGGCTGCGCCATGCCTTTGCCGCCGCCGCAAAGTTGCGCAGCGGGGATGTGGTGGGCGCGCGTGTTGCCGGTTCCGAGGCGCGTGACTGGGGTTGGGTGACCTTCGGTTATGCCGCGGCGCTGCTGATGGTGCTGCTGCTGACCCTGTTCATCCTCGCCAACGACGAGGCCGTGGGGCGCACCTTCTTCGACATCTCCCTGATGGTCAGCTCGTTCACCCTGGTGCTCAAGGCCTTCTGGTTGAACGTGGTCATCTTCACCGCGGCCGAGGCCATCGTGCTGGTCTGGGCGCTGCTGGTGGCAGTGGCGCGTTTCGCGCCGGGCAAGGCGGGCCGGCCCATCCGGCTGTTGGCAATCGCCTACATCGACGGTTTTCGCGGCCTGCCGGCGATCATCACCCTGTATCTGGTCGGCTTTGGTCTGCCGCTCACCGGGCTGGCGATGCTCAGTAATCTGCCGCTGGTATGGCTGGCGATCATCTCGCTGTCGCTGACCTACGGCGCCTACAACGCCGAGGTCTACCGCGCCGGTATCGACAGCATCCACCCGAGCCAGATTTCCGCGGCACGTTCGCTGGGTCTCTCCTACCTCAAGACCCTGCGCTTCGTGGTTGTGCCGCAGGCAGTGCGGCGCATGATCCCGCCGCTGCTCAATAACTTCATCAGCCTGCAGAAGGACACCGCGCTGGTCAGCGTGATCGGCGCCATCGACGCCTTCAACCAGTCCAAGATCATCGCCAGCAACGATTTCAACCTCTCGGCGGTCACCACGGTGGCCTTCCTGTTCGTGCTGATCACCATCCCGCAGGCACGCTTCGTCGACCGGCTGATCGAGCGCGACAAGCAGCGCCGCGGCTGA
- a CDS encoding amino acid ABC transporter ATP-binding protein, whose translation MAFLEMREVVKRYGDLQILNGIRLDVEEHQVVCLIGPSGCGKSTLLRCLNGLEAISDGEIRLKGDRISGPGVDLNALRRDIGIVFQSFNLFPHMTVLQNVTLAPIQVLGMKRAEAESRAMTLLKRIGLEAKAGAYPDRLSGGQQQRVAIVRALIMDPMVLLLDEITSALDPELVSEVLNIVRDLAEQGMTMLLATHEMSFAREVASKVCFLQEGVVHEEGPPEQIFGDPQQERTRAFLKRIIEAGRL comes from the coding sequence ATGGCTTTTCTCGAAATGCGCGAGGTCGTCAAACGCTACGGCGACCTGCAGATCCTCAACGGCATCCGGCTCGACGTCGAGGAGCATCAGGTGGTCTGCCTGATCGGCCCTTCCGGTTGCGGCAAATCCACGCTGCTGCGCTGCCTCAACGGTCTGGAGGCGATCAGCGATGGCGAGATCCGGCTCAAGGGCGACCGCATCTCCGGTCCCGGCGTCGATCTCAACGCGCTGCGTCGCGACATCGGCATCGTGTTCCAGAGCTTCAACCTGTTCCCGCACATGACCGTGCTTCAGAACGTCACTTTGGCGCCGATCCAGGTGCTCGGCATGAAGCGCGCGGAGGCCGAATCGCGCGCCATGACGTTGCTCAAGCGCATCGGTCTGGAGGCGAAGGCCGGCGCCTATCCCGACCGCCTGTCCGGCGGCCAGCAGCAGCGTGTCGCCATCGTCCGCGCGCTGATCATGGACCCCATGGTGCTGCTGCTCGATGAGATCACCTCCGCCCTGGACCCCGAACTGGTCTCCGAGGTGCTCAACATCGTGCGCGACCTCGCCGAGCAGGGCATGACCATGCTGCTCGCCACCCACGAAATGAGCTTCGCACGCGAGGTGGCCAGCAAGGTCTGCTTCCTGCAGGAGGGCGTGGTGCACGAGGAGGGGCCGCCCGAGCAGATCTTCGGCGACCCCCAGCAGGAGCGCACCCGCGCCTTCCTCAAGCGGATTATCGAGGCGGGAAGGCTGTAG
- a CDS encoding polysaccharide deacetylase family protein: MYRILPPNDRFDYTSILDREPYDWPGGRRLAVYLAINVETFAYGEGLGAALGFAAPQPDVANYAWREYGNRVGIWRMLEMLDALDLPSALLVNAALYETCPDIVPAFRARGDEIVAHAYTNSERQDDMDEAMERELIRRVTAIHREQDGRAPQGWLSPWISETAVTSDLLQEAGYRYTLNWCHDDQPTWLRTRGGRLLSVPYPQEVNDIPAIAARRMGAGEFADMIIDNYEEMLRQSVDQPLVMGIALHPYIVGQPYRLVHLRRALRHIVEDASAWLTTPGAVADHCLAIGFVR, encoded by the coding sequence ATGTACCGGATACTCCCGCCCAACGATCGTTTCGATTACACCTCGATTCTCGACCGAGAACCCTACGACTGGCCTGGCGGGCGGCGACTCGCTGTGTATCTCGCGATCAACGTCGAAACCTTCGCCTACGGTGAGGGGCTGGGCGCCGCACTCGGCTTCGCGGCGCCGCAGCCGGACGTGGCGAACTACGCCTGGCGCGAATACGGCAACCGTGTCGGCATCTGGCGCATGCTGGAAATGCTCGATGCGCTCGACCTGCCCTCGGCCCTGCTGGTCAATGCCGCGCTGTACGAAACCTGCCCGGATATCGTGCCCGCCTTCCGCGCCCGCGGCGACGAGATCGTCGCCCACGCTTACACCAATTCGGAGCGTCAGGACGACATGGACGAGGCGATGGAGCGCGAGCTGATCCGGCGCGTCACCGCGATCCACCGCGAACAGGACGGTCGCGCGCCGCAGGGCTGGCTGAGTCCCTGGATCTCCGAGACTGCGGTCACCTCCGATCTGCTGCAGGAAGCCGGTTACCGCTACACGCTGAACTGGTGCCATGACGACCAGCCTACCTGGCTGCGCACGCGCGGCGGGCGGCTGCTTTCGGTCCCCTATCCGCAGGAAGTGAACGACATCCCGGCGATCGCGGCCAGAAGGATGGGCGCCGGCGAGTTTGCCGACATGATCATCGACAACTACGAGGAAATGCTCAGGCAGAGCGTGGATCAGCCGCTGGTCATGGGCATCGCGCTGCATCCCTATATCGTCGGCCAGCCGTACAGATTGGTGCATCTGCGCAGGGCGCTGAGACACATCGTGGAAGACGCCTCGGCCTGGCTGACGACGCCGGGAGCAGTGGCGGATCATTGTCTGGCCATAGGGTTCGTCAGGTAG
- a CDS encoding response regulator: protein MNNKPILLVEDNADDEELTIHAFEKNRISNQVIVARDGVEALDYLFGTGAWAERDPRDVPAMVLLDLKLPRVDGLEVLQRIRADERTRFLPVIILTSSNEDRDRLQGYSLGVNSYVRKPVDFDAFIEAAGQLGLYWLLLNESPPC from the coding sequence ATGAACAATAAACCGATTCTTCTGGTGGAAGACAATGCCGACGATGAGGAATTGACCATTCATGCCTTCGAAAAGAACCGTATAAGCAATCAGGTGATCGTTGCGCGCGACGGCGTTGAGGCTCTGGACTATTTATTCGGTACGGGAGCCTGGGCAGAACGTGACCCGCGCGATGTCCCGGCCATGGTGTTGCTGGACCTCAAGCTGCCCCGGGTCGATGGTCTGGAGGTCCTGCAACGTATCCGTGCGGATGAAAGAACGCGCTTTCTGCCGGTGATCATTCTGACTTCCTCCAACGAGGATCGCGACCGGCTGCAGGGTTATTCCCTGGGTGTGAACAGCTACGTCCGCAAACCAGTCGATTTCGATGCCTTCATCGAGGCAGCCGGCCAACTGGGTCTGTATTGGCTGCTGCTCAACGAGTCACCGCCATGTTAA
- a CDS encoding EAL domain-containing protein: MSVATKEQTGTLRALMIEDVEDDALLLVDYLQSSGFALEWRRVDSEDALRNAMLESWDIVFSDFSMPKFNGKRALQVVREIDPDLPLIFVSGTIGEDVAVEAMKAGAQNYVMKGSLKRLPSAVTREIHDAALRREQREAEVTLRKLSMAVNQAASSVFITDPEGCIEYVNLAFERLTGFTQAEVLGRTPAILCSGQNDGAVYSELWRKIRGGEVFRGTLVNRRKDGSLFYEDKIIAPIKDGDGRITHFVSTGNDITQRVRADQDRSRLAAILEGTPDIVAILRPDGQVVYLNHAGRARFALAPDIELGRLSLHDLFPDQFSERLLDEIFPRVGETGSWSGEAVLMTSSGIRVPVSQVVLRHLDEYGEVEYFSTVIRDISEQKRYEAELKYRATHDRLTNLPNRFMLSERLEQEIERIKFDGSQATVMFLDLDDFKRINDSLGHAAGDAVLQAVARRLRTCMRPSDIAASHGGDEFTVLMSEPAGFDDVMAMLHKLREVIERPVLYGMHEIFVTFCAGIALCPADGDNVTDLLRNADSALYRAKSSGAKQYSFYSSDMNARGDELLSLEADLRRALSNDEFHLEYQPQVDLTSGSIIGAEALIRWVHPAHGLISPVDFVPMLEKTGLIDTVGEWVMHQACEDCRAWHAAGFAQLRVSVNVSALQFNDVELLGKVRRAIEEEALPAELLELELTENIVMRDPQGATEILQALHSMGVRIAVDDFGTGYSSMAYLKTFPIDVLKIDQTFMRGVEIGDSSDAAIVEASVLFARKLGLEVVAEGVETRAQLDFLRDCGCHLAQGFFMSRPLPQAKLLALLRTHPSW; encoded by the coding sequence ATGTCGGTCGCTACGAAAGAACAAACGGGTACGTTGCGCGCGCTGATGATCGAGGACGTAGAGGACGACGCCCTGCTGCTGGTGGATTATTTGCAGTCCAGCGGTTTCGCACTCGAATGGCGACGGGTCGATAGCGAAGACGCTTTACGCAACGCCATGCTCGAATCCTGGGATATCGTCTTCTCAGACTTCTCAATGCCCAAATTCAACGGCAAGCGGGCATTGCAGGTGGTACGTGAGATCGATCCAGACCTGCCGCTGATCTTCGTTTCCGGAACCATTGGTGAGGATGTGGCGGTGGAAGCGATGAAAGCGGGCGCCCAGAACTATGTGATGAAGGGCTCGCTCAAACGCCTTCCCAGTGCGGTTACGCGTGAAATTCACGATGCGGCGCTGCGCAGAGAGCAGCGCGAGGCAGAGGTAACACTGCGTAAGCTGTCGATGGCAGTCAATCAGGCTGCATCAAGCGTGTTCATTACCGACCCGGAAGGCTGCATCGAGTATGTCAATCTGGCTTTCGAACGTCTGACTGGATTCACACAGGCCGAGGTTTTAGGGCGTACCCCAGCAATCTTATGTTCGGGACAAAACGACGGTGCGGTGTATTCCGAGCTGTGGCGGAAAATCCGTGGCGGCGAAGTGTTCCGGGGGACGCTGGTCAATCGACGCAAGGACGGTAGCCTGTTTTACGAAGACAAGATCATCGCTCCGATCAAGGACGGCGATGGGCGAATTACTCATTTCGTTTCGACGGGCAATGACATTACCCAGCGCGTGCGCGCAGATCAGGATCGCAGCCGCCTGGCTGCGATCCTCGAAGGTACACCCGACATCGTGGCCATCCTGCGTCCTGACGGGCAAGTCGTGTATCTCAACCATGCCGGGCGTGCGCGCTTCGCGCTAGCACCCGATATCGAGTTGGGCCGCTTGAGCCTGCACGACTTATTTCCCGATCAGTTCTCTGAACGTCTGCTTGACGAAATTTTTCCGCGTGTGGGCGAGACAGGCAGTTGGAGCGGGGAAGCCGTTCTGATGACCTCCAGCGGTATCCGTGTGCCTGTCTCGCAGGTGGTTCTAAGACATCTGGATGAATATGGCGAGGTTGAATATTTCTCGACAGTCATTCGCGATATTTCCGAACAAAAACGTTACGAGGCGGAGTTGAAATATCGTGCGACTCACGACCGCCTGACTAATCTGCCGAACCGCTTCATGCTGTCGGAACGGCTTGAGCAGGAAATCGAACGAATCAAGTTTGACGGTTCACAGGCCACCGTGATGTTTCTTGATCTGGATGATTTCAAACGCATCAACGACAGCCTGGGACATGCTGCCGGAGATGCCGTGCTGCAGGCTGTGGCGCGCCGCCTGCGTACCTGTATGCGCCCCTCGGATATTGCTGCCAGTCATGGCGGCGATGAATTCACGGTGTTAATGAGCGAACCTGCCGGCTTCGATGATGTGATGGCCATGTTGCACAAATTGCGAGAGGTCATCGAGCGGCCGGTGCTTTATGGCATGCACGAAATCTTTGTGACTTTCTGTGCCGGGATTGCCTTGTGTCCTGCGGACGGCGATAACGTCACCGATCTGCTGCGCAATGCTGATTCGGCTCTCTACCGCGCCAAATCCTCTGGCGCGAAGCAGTACAGTTTCTATTCCTCCGACATGAATGCTCGCGGCGATGAGCTGCTGAGTCTCGAAGCCGATTTGCGCCGTGCTTTGAGCAATGATGAATTTCATCTGGAATACCAACCACAAGTCGATCTGACGAGCGGAAGCATCATCGGTGCGGAAGCATTGATACGCTGGGTGCATCCGGCGCATGGGCTGATCTCACCTGTGGATTTTGTGCCCATGCTGGAAAAAACCGGCCTGATCGATACCGTGGGGGAATGGGTAATGCACCAGGCCTGCGAGGATTGCCGCGCCTGGCATGCGGCGGGATTCGCACAGCTGCGTGTCTCGGTAAACGTTTCGGCGTTACAGTTCAATGATGTGGAGCTGCTGGGTAAGGTGCGCCGCGCCATTGAAGAGGAGGCATTGCCTGCAGAGTTGCTTGAACTCGAACTGACCGAAAACATTGTCATGCGAGATCCGCAAGGGGCTACGGAAATCCTGCAGGCGCTGCATAGCATGGGCGTTCGGATCGCAGTTGACGACTTCGGTACGGGCTATTCATCGATGGCTTATTTGAAGACCTTCCCGATAGACGTCCTCAAGATCGATCAGACCTTTATGCGCGGTGTTGAAATCGGTGATAGCAGTGATGCCGCCATCGTAGAGGCGAGTGTGCTGTTTGCACGCAAGCTCGGGCTTGAGGTCGTTGCCGAAGGTGTGGAAACGCGTGCTCAGCTCGATTTCCTGCGCGACTGCGGGTGCCACCTCGCGCAGGGTTTCTTCATGAGCCGGCCTCTACCACAGGCCAAGCTGCTGGCCTTGCTGCGCACGCATCCAAGCTGGTAG
- a CDS encoding ABC transporter substrate-binding protein, with protein sequence MSNRVKRNWVLGAGLATVLLAAGMQSAMAAPHYGECKVTGKWASHPFKPVIPGQLTVEVNMPAPGWWNGNSPDTIKSGYEYCMAANIAYRAGIPKVKVKNVAWDGLVAGQTKNFDLALSEISITPQRKKVVDFSVPYFESTMGVLVRKGEHVTSGNIRDKLIGVEGGSTGASFVTDKIKPMKPARQFSGEAGLFTALAAHQIQVAVTDTSIVLAQQGKSHGRLVVVGQYDTGETYGALYPKGSKNEKVMNTIIESLIKDGTLKKLGDKYLAAAWGASPNSIPTWKLP encoded by the coding sequence ATGAGTAATCGGGTCAAGCGTAATTGGGTTCTGGGGGCGGGGCTGGCCACGGTGCTGCTGGCTGCGGGCATGCAGTCCGCCATGGCGGCGCCTCACTACGGCGAATGCAAGGTGACGGGCAAGTGGGCGTCGCATCCCTTCAAGCCCGTGATCCCGGGGCAGCTGACCGTCGAGGTCAACATGCCGGCGCCGGGCTGGTGGAACGGCAACTCGCCTGACACCATCAAGAGCGGCTACGAGTACTGCATGGCCGCGAACATCGCCTATCGTGCCGGTATCCCGAAGGTGAAGGTGAAGAACGTGGCCTGGGACGGACTCGTCGCCGGCCAGACCAAGAATTTCGACCTGGCCCTGTCCGAGATCTCGATTACCCCGCAGCGCAAGAAGGTCGTCGACTTCTCTGTGCCCTATTTCGAATCCACCATGGGCGTGCTGGTGCGCAAGGGTGAGCATGTTACGTCCGGCAACATCCGCGACAAGCTGATCGGCGTGGAAGGCGGCTCCACCGGCGCGTCCTTCGTGACCGACAAGATCAAGCCCATGAAGCCGGCGCGCCAGTTCAGCGGCGAGGCAGGATTGTTCACTGCATTGGCAGCACATCAGATTCAGGTGGCCGTCACCGATACCTCGATCGTGCTCGCGCAGCAGGGCAAGAGCCATGGCCGACTGGTCGTGGTCGGACAGTACGATACAGGCGAGACCTACGGTGCGCTGTATCCCAAGGGTTCGAAGAACGAGAAGGTGATGAACACCATCATCGAGTCCCTGATCAAGGACGGCACCCTCAAGAAGCTAGGCGACAAGTATCTGGCCGCTGCCTGGGGTGCTTCGCCCAACAGCATCCCCACCTGGAAGCTTCCGTAA
- a CDS encoding GGDEF domain-containing protein, producing the protein MWTDLRRNDSLGHSAGDRALVWVAEKMRVCLRDSDHLGRYGGDEFLVVLPKTGGEQARGIAQRMAETLRQASTCQAAYPAASIGVAAAPEDGWETQALIAAADAALYEIKRTRRTSD; encoded by the coding sequence ATTTGGACCGATTTAAGGCGCAACGATTCCCTCGGCCACAGCGCCGGCGACCGGGCGCTGGTCTGGGTCGCCGAAAAGATGCGCGTGTGCCTGCGCGACAGCGACCATCTCGGTCGCTACGGCGGCGACGAGTTCCTGGTCGTACTGCCGAAGACCGGCGGCGAACAGGCCCGGGGGATCGCGCAACGGATGGCCGAGACACTACGCCAGGCCAGCACGTGCCAGGCGGCTTATCCGGCCGCCAGCATCGGCGTCGCCGCCGCACCGGAAGACGGTTGGGAAACACAGGCGCTCATCGCCGCCGCCGACGCCGCGCTCTACGAAATCAAACGGACGCGCCGCACGTCGGACTGA